Proteins from one Staphylococcus saprophyticus subsp. saprophyticus ATCC 15305 = NCTC 7292 genomic window:
- a CDS encoding type I restriction endonuclease subunit R, whose translation MVYQSEFALETEMMEQLKSNGYETVTIRNEQQLLDNFRSILNERHADKLNGDPLTDKEFQRLLTMINGKGIFESARILRDKMPLKRDDESEVYLSFLDTRHWCQNKFQITNQVSVDDTYKARYDVTILINGLPLVQIELKRRGIDINEAFNQVMRYRKQNYTGLFRYIQLFIISNGIDTRYISNNDGEIYKSHMFYWSDKENNRINTLNEFTETFLRPCHIAKMISRYMILNETDNILMAMRPYQVHAVEALIHQATETSNNGYIWHTTGSGKTLTSFKASQVLSEQDDIKKVIFLVDRKDLDSQTEEEFNKFSKGSVDKTNNTAQLVKQLKDKSLPLIVTTIQKMSKAIQNNAEALDQYKTDKVVFIIDECHRSQFGDMHRIVRQHFNNAQYFGFTGTPRFEENQSQDGRSTADIFGRCLHTYLIKDAIHDGNVLGFSVDYINTIKAQNIDTETDELVEGINTDEVWLSDQRVELIARHITENHDKYTRNRQYSAIFTVQSIPALVKYYDAFKKISKDYEHPLKVAGVFSYAANEERNEGEVDEAHSRGKLEEVIQDYNLNFGTNFSTDTFQEYFNHISKNVKKGVKDNKIDVLIVVNMFLTGFDSKVLNTLYVDKNLKYHDLIQAYSRTNRVEKETKPFGKIVNYRDLKQNTDNALKLFSQTEDTDRVLMRDYDEYKAEFVDALAELKAVALKPQDMDQVQDENEKKAFVEAFRLVSKLVLRLKAFDEFDFTKANIGMNEQEFEDYKSKYFAIYDEVKPKRGEVEKVSILNDIDFEIEILRNDRINVSYIMDLVRQIDLKDKAEQQRNRDQIRRMLDNADDPTLRLKRDLLREFIDDVIPELSEEDNIDEAYILFENAKRESEFNQFAQQQAVDEQVLKDITGEYEYSGIVNQDHLKELVGDKKLREKRQTKKAVTSFVEEVSEKYSS comes from the coding sequence ATGGTATACCAAAGTGAATTTGCGTTAGAAACTGAAATGATGGAACAGTTAAAATCTAATGGCTATGAAACTGTAACGATTAGAAATGAACAACAACTATTAGATAATTTCCGTTCGATTTTAAATGAACGTCACGCCGATAAATTAAATGGGGACCCTTTAACAGATAAAGAGTTTCAACGCTTGTTAACTATGATTAATGGTAAAGGGATTTTTGAAAGTGCGCGTATATTACGTGATAAAATGCCTTTGAAACGAGATGATGAATCTGAAGTGTATTTATCATTTTTGGATACGAGACATTGGTGTCAAAATAAATTTCAAATTACCAACCAAGTATCTGTAGATGACACATATAAAGCGAGATATGATGTCACAATTTTAATTAACGGGTTGCCTTTAGTTCAAATTGAACTTAAACGTCGTGGCATTGATATCAATGAAGCATTTAATCAAGTGATGCGCTATCGTAAACAAAACTACACAGGTCTTTTCCGCTACATACAATTATTTATTATTAGTAATGGTATCGATACGCGTTATATCTCTAATAATGATGGTGAAATATATAAAAGTCATATGTTTTATTGGAGTGATAAAGAAAATAATCGTATTAATACATTAAATGAATTTACTGAGACATTTTTAAGACCGTGTCATATCGCTAAAATGATTTCACGCTATATGATTTTAAATGAAACAGACAATATCCTTATGGCCATGCGTCCATATCAAGTCCATGCAGTTGAAGCCTTGATACATCAAGCAACGGAAACGAGTAATAATGGTTATATTTGGCATACCACAGGCAGTGGTAAAACATTAACTTCCTTTAAAGCGAGTCAAGTATTGTCAGAACAAGATGACATTAAAAAAGTCATTTTCCTTGTCGACCGTAAGGACTTAGACAGCCAGACCGAAGAGGAGTTTAATAAATTCTCCAAAGGTTCCGTGGATAAGACGAATAATACGGCACAGCTCGTTAAGCAATTAAAGGATAAGAGCTTACCACTAATCGTTACCACGATTCAAAAAATGTCTAAAGCGATTCAGAATAATGCTGAAGCATTAGATCAATATAAGACAGATAAAGTGGTATTCATTATTGATGAATGTCATCGTAGTCAGTTTGGAGATATGCATCGCATTGTCCGTCAACATTTTAATAATGCACAATATTTTGGTTTTACAGGTACACCGCGTTTTGAAGAAAACCAAAGCCAGGATGGTCGGAGTACTGCGGACATCTTTGGTCGCTGTTTACACACTTATTTAATTAAAGACGCGATTCATGATGGCAATGTATTGGGCTTTTCCGTGGACTATATCAACACAATTAAAGCTCAGAATATAGATACAGAGACAGACGAATTGGTTGAAGGTATAAATACTGATGAGGTCTGGTTATCTGATCAACGCGTTGAACTTATTGCGCGTCATATTACAGAAAATCACGATAAATATACAAGAAATAGACAATACTCAGCGATATTTACTGTTCAGAGTATTCCAGCACTTGTGAAATATTATGATGCCTTTAAAAAGATCAGTAAGGACTATGAACATCCTTTAAAAGTCGCAGGCGTGTTCTCTTATGCCGCCAATGAAGAGCGTAATGAAGGAGAAGTTGATGAGGCACATTCTAGAGGAAAATTGGAAGAGGTTATACAAGATTATAATTTGAACTTTGGTACAAACTTCTCAACGGATACCTTCCAAGAATACTTTAATCATATCTCTAAAAATGTCAAAAAAGGTGTCAAAGACAACAAAATTGATGTTTTAATTGTCGTTAACATGTTCTTAACGGGCTTTGATAGTAAGGTATTGAACACATTATATGTCGATAAAAACTTAAAATATCATGACTTAATTCAAGCCTATTCACGTACGAACCGCGTGGAAAAAGAAACTAAACCATTTGGTAAAATCGTGAATTATCGTGATTTAAAACAAAATACAGATAACGCCTTAAAACTGTTCTCTCAAACTGAAGACACAGATCGTGTGTTAATGAGAGATTATGATGAATATAAGGCAGAATTCGTGGACGCCTTAGCTGAATTGAAAGCTGTCGCATTAAAGCCTCAAGATATGGATCAAGTTCAAGATGAAAATGAGAAAAAAGCATTTGTGGAGGCTTTCCGTTTAGTTTCAAAACTCGTGCTGAGATTGAAAGCTTTCGATGAGTTTGACTTTACAAAAGCAAATATCGGTATGAATGAACAAGAATTTGAAGACTATAAGAGTAAATACTTTGCAATATATGACGAAGTGAAACCAAAACGTGGTGAAGTTGAAAAAGTCTCTATTCTGAACGATATTGATTTTGAAATAGAAATCTTACGTAATGATCGAATTAATGTTTCCTATATCATGGATCTCGTCAGACAAATTGATTTAAAAGATAAGGCAGAGCAACAACGTAATCGTGACCAAATTAGACGTATGTTAGACAACGCGGATGATCCAACTTTACGTTTGAAACGTGATTTGCTTCGTGAGTTTATCGATGACGTTATACCTGAATTGTCTGAAGAAGACAATATTGATGAAGCTTATATCCTATTTGAAAATGCGAAACGTGAATCAGAATTCAATCAATTTGCGCAACAACAGGCGGTTGACGAACAGGTACTTAAAGATATCACAGGTGAGTATGAATATAGCGGTATTGTTAACCAAGATCATCTTAAAGAGCTTGTGGGTGATAAAAAATTACGAGAAAAACGTCAAACGAAAAAAGCAGTAACATCATTTGTCGAAGAAGTGTCAGAAAAATACAGTAGCTAG